A window from Lampris incognitus isolate fLamInc1 chromosome 5, fLamInc1.hap2, whole genome shotgun sequence encodes these proteins:
- the uts2r4 gene encoding urotensin-2 receptor translates to MNCTPNGTINTHLGPVLSQGSSSGGGGGGRLWVTSLLGSTLLMVCTLGMVGNIYTLVVMRSSALRCTGSMYVYILNLALADLLYLSTIPFVVCTYFIHDWLFGETGCRILLSLDLLTMHTSVFVLVAMSLERYRAVAQPFSARGSTSRRHRLAAGLIWGAAFALTLPMMVMIRLRVGKPNGAGVVKRICFPTWTPEAFKTYLTILFLTSVLVPGLVIVGLYAALARRYWVVQASLGGSSLSARRRGLKQKVVSMVFCIVVVYWACFLPFWGWQLAKLFSPESLRALSPATHNYVNFFVTCLTYGNSCINPLFYTLLTRNYKDYMAQKGQSAGSSRADPGSAISTPKQGL, encoded by the coding sequence atgaactgcactcccaatggcactataaatacacatctgGGACCCGTCTTAAGCCAGGGGTCcagcagtggaggaggaggaggtgggagacTGTGGGTGACGTCTCTGCTCGGCAGCACACTCCTGATGGTGTGCACCCTGGGCATGGTGGGCAACATTTACACCCTTGTCGTCATGCGCTCATCTGCGCTGCGCTGCACGGGCTCCATGTATGTGTACATCCTCAACCTGGCCCTGgccgacctgctctacctctccACCATCCCCTTTGTGGTGTGCACGTACTTCATCCACGACTGGCTGTTCGGCGAAACCGGCTGCCGCATCCTCCTGAGTCTGGACCTTCTCACCATGCACACCAGCGTCTTCGTGCTGGTCGCTATGAGCCTGGAACGCTACCGCGCGGTGGCCCAGCCCTTCAGTGCTCGCGGGTCCACCTCCCGCAGGCACCGGCTGGCGGCAGGACTGATCTGGGGGGCGGCGTTCGCACTGACGTTGCCTATGATGGTGATGATCCGGCTGAGAGTGGGAAAACCCAACGGAGCTGGTGTGGTGAAAAGGATCTGTTTCCCAACATGGACCCCCGAGGCCTTTAAAACATACCTCACCATCCTGTTCCTCACCAGTGTCTTAGTCCCCGGACTGGTAATTGTGGGGTTGTATGCAGCGCTAGCTAGACGGTACTGGGTGGTGCAGGCTAGCTTGGGTGGTAGCAGCCTCTCCGCCCGGAGGAGAGGCCTCAAACAGAAAGTGGTGTCGATGGTCTTTTGCATTGTTGTGGTGTACTGGGCCTGTTTCTTGCCTTTCTGGGGATGGCAGCTGGCAAAGCTGTTCTCTCCGGAGTCCCTGAGGGCTCTGTCTCCGGCTACACACAATTACGTGAATTTCTTTGTCACATGTCTAACCTATGGAAACAGCTGTATTAATCCTCTGTTTTACACTCTGCTGACCAGGAACTACAAAGACTACATGGCCCAGAAAGGTCAGTCTGCAGGGTCAAGCAGAGCTGACCCCGGGTCAGCCATAAGCACTCCCAAGCAGGGCCTTTAG
- the lgals2b gene encoding lectin, galactoside-binding, soluble, 2b has protein sequence MKIQNMTFKEGKELKVRVKPADHCARFAINIGHDPSNIALHFNPRFNSSGDTNTIVCNSLSGGCWGSEHRERNFPFVRGMESKFYISFNSSQFYVRLPNGCMMNFPNRLGAPQYNHFELTGDAKIVGIKMK, from the exons ATG AAAATACAAAACATGACtttcaaggagggaaaggagctAAAGGTCCGCGTCAAGCCCGCCGATCACTGCGCCAG GTTTGCCATCAACATCGGCCATGACCCGAGCAACATCGCCCTGCACTTCAATCCCCGCTTCAACAGCAGCGGCGACACCAACACCATTGTTTGCAATTCCCTTTCCGGCGGATGCTGGGGATCCGAGCACCGGGAACGGAATTTCCCCTTCGTACGTGGGATGGAGTccaag TTCTACATCAGCTTCAACAGCTCCCAGTTTTACGTCAGACTTCCTAACGGCTGCATGATGAACTTCCCCAACCGCCTGGGGGCGCCGCAGTACAACCACTTCGAGCTCACTGGAGACGCCAAGATCGTCGGCATCAAGATGAAGTAG